One genomic region from Thermodesulfobacteriota bacterium encodes:
- the rpoN gene encoding RNA polymerase factor sigma-54, which yields MGLELKQQLKLTQQLVMTPQLQQAIKMLQLSRLELLDSIYQELEANPVLEEGPEEDAEDSLAPSEETSNEEISVQDRVLPEVMDSQRAMEELNWEDYIDEYNTSSGGYSAYSFEEKESTSFEATLSRKPSLSSHLMWQFILSPCTEEEKIVGELIIGNLDADGYLNASLSEIAATAHVPEELVLEVLKKIQGLDPVGVAARDLKECLLIQTRHLGLEGTLVETIISNHIHQLEVKNYQAIAKETGASLADVIKAVEVITRLEPKPGRAYNGEETHYISPDIYVYKVGDEFVIVLNDEGLPRLRVSPFYRGILNQSSDGAAPVKDYIQGKLRSAVWLIRSIHQRQRTIYKVTESIVKFQREFLEKGIAYLKPLILKDVAEDVEMHESTVSRVTTNKYVHTPQGLLELKFFFNTGISCAHGEVMASEAVKDKIRRLVQSENSSHPYSDKEIANMLNKNDINIARRTIAKYREVMGILPSNQRKKFAQ from the coding sequence AATCCGGTACTGGAAGAAGGACCAGAGGAGGACGCCGAGGATTCCCTCGCACCCTCCGAAGAAACTTCAAATGAGGAGATAAGTGTTCAAGACAGAGTGCTCCCTGAAGTGATGGATAGCCAGCGAGCCATGGAAGAACTTAACTGGGAAGATTATATTGATGAATATAACACCAGTAGCGGCGGCTATTCCGCCTATTCATTTGAGGAGAAAGAATCAACTTCTTTTGAGGCCACGTTAAGTCGAAAACCCTCCCTATCCTCGCACCTCATGTGGCAGTTTATTCTGTCACCTTGTACAGAGGAAGAAAAAATTGTCGGTGAGTTGATTATCGGCAACCTGGATGCTGATGGTTATCTTAATGCCTCCCTCTCAGAGATTGCGGCTACTGCACATGTCCCTGAAGAGCTGGTCTTAGAAGTCCTTAAAAAGATTCAAGGGCTTGACCCGGTCGGAGTTGCCGCCCGTGACCTTAAAGAATGTCTGTTGATACAGACCCGGCATCTGGGATTAGAGGGCACGTTAGTCGAGACCATCATATCTAACCATATCCATCAACTAGAGGTCAAAAACTACCAGGCCATCGCCAAGGAGACAGGAGCTTCTTTGGCCGATGTTATCAAGGCCGTGGAGGTGATAACCCGGCTGGAGCCAAAGCCGGGACGGGCTTACAATGGCGAAGAGACCCACTATATCAGCCCGGACATCTACGTCTATAAGGTGGGAGATGAGTTTGTTATCGTCTTAAATGACGAGGGACTGCCGAGGTTGCGGGTAAGTCCATTTTATCGGGGCATCTTGAACCAATCATCGGATGGTGCCGCCCCGGTCAAGGACTATATCCAGGGCAAATTGAGGTCCGCGGTCTGGCTGATCCGAAGCATTCATCAGAGACAGCGCACCATCTATAAGGTAACCGAGAGTATCGTCAAGTTTCAGCGGGAATTTTTGGAAAAGGGCATAGCTTATTTAAAACCGCTTATACTAAAGGACGTGGCTGAGGATGTGGAAATGCACGAGTCAACCGTAAGCAGGGTGACCACGAATAAATATGTTCATACCCCTCAGGGCTTGTTGGAGCTTAAATTCTTTTTCAATACCGGGATCAGTTGTGCACATGGAGAAGTTATGGCTTCAGAAGCGGTAAAAGATAAGATTCGACGTCTGGTCCAATCCGAGAATTCAAGTCATCCGTATAGCGATAAGGAAATTGCCAATATGCTAAATAAAAATGATATTAATATTGCGCGGCGAACAATAGCTAAGTATAGGGAAGTGATGGGAATACTCCCATCTAACCAGAGAAAAAAATTCGCACAATAG